In Methylobacterium aquaticum, the following are encoded in one genomic region:
- the nuoK gene encoding NADH-quinone oxidoreductase subunit NuoK — MIGLSHYLTVAAILFTLGVLGIFINRKNIIVILMSVELILLAVNINLVAFSTHLGDIVGQVFALFVLTVAAAEAAIGLAILVVFFRNRGSIAVEDVNMMKG; from the coding sequence ATGATCGGTTTGAGCCATTACCTGACGGTCGCGGCGATCCTGTTCACCCTCGGGGTGCTCGGCATCTTCATCAACCGCAAGAACATCATCGTCATCCTGATGTCGGTCGAGCTGATCCTGCTTGCCGTGAACATCAACCTGGTGGCGTTCTCGACCCATCTCGGCGACATCGTCGGCCAGGTCTTCGCCCTGTTCGTGCTGACGGTCGCCGCCGCCGAGGCCGCCATCGGCCTTGCCATCCTGGTGGTGTTCTTCCGCAACCGCGGGTCGATCGCCGTCGAGGACGTCAACATGATGAAGGGCTGA
- a CDS encoding NADH-quinone oxidoreductase subunit J: protein MTAAAAFFYLFAAITVASGFMVIASRNPVTSVLFLILAFVNASGLFMLMGAEFLAMILVVVYVGAVAVLFLFVVMMLDVDFAELRQGFQDYLPVGGLIGAVFLIELLLVVGSWAIDPGLVHGPLAVSPGSETVTNTQALGLVLYTNYFLFFQVAGLILLVAMIGAIVLTLRDRPGVKRQDIAIQNARTQADAVEVRHVPTGQGVEV from the coding sequence ATGACCGCAGCCGCCGCCTTCTTCTATCTATTCGCCGCGATCACCGTCGCCTCCGGCTTCATGGTGATCGCCTCGCGCAACCCCGTCACCTCGGTGCTCTTCCTCATCCTCGCCTTCGTGAACGCCTCCGGGCTGTTCATGCTGATGGGGGCGGAGTTCCTGGCCATGATCCTGGTCGTGGTCTATGTCGGCGCCGTCGCGGTGCTGTTCCTGTTCGTCGTGATGATGCTCGACGTCGACTTCGCCGAGCTGCGCCAGGGCTTCCAGGACTACCTGCCGGTCGGCGGCCTGATCGGTGCGGTGTTCCTGATCGAGCTGCTCCTCGTGGTCGGCTCCTGGGCGATCGATCCCGGCCTGGTGCATGGGCCGCTGGCGGTCTCGCCCGGATCCGAGACGGTGACCAACACGCAGGCCCTGGGTCTCGTTCTCTACACCAACTACTTTTTGTTCTTCCAGGTCGCCGGCCTGATCCTGCTGGTCGCGATGATCGGCGCGATCGTGCTCACCCTGCGCGACCGGCCCGGCGTCAAGCGCCAGGACATCGCGATCCAGAACGCCCGCACCCAGGCCGATGCGGTCGAGGTGCGCCACGTCCCGACCGGGCAGGGCGTCGAGGTCTGA